In Doryrhamphus excisus isolate RoL2022-K1 chromosome 21, RoL_Dexc_1.0, whole genome shotgun sequence, a single genomic region encodes these proteins:
- the bhlhe22 gene encoding class E basic helix-loop-helix protein 22: MDRRMNLSGGAADIFHKTLSAVSGKKMDPFRTGIELPPRERQSPIGCFDQGDPDPIQPGGLAGVRGGALGLPTGSLCVKYGESANRTSAAAESSGGEQSPDDDSDGRCDMVLLADARTGVPGKAEGGKKTKEQKMLRLNINARERRRMHDLNDALDELRGVIPYAHSPSVRKLSKIATLLLAKNYILMQAQALEEMRRLVAYLNQGQAISAASIPATTALAAPPGLGAYEQPPGYPFPAGVASSSCPDKCALFNNATSSLCKQCTDKP, from the coding sequence ATGGACCGGAGGATGAACTTGAGCGGCGGCGCGGCGGACATTTTCCACAAAACTCTGAGCGCCGTGTCCGGCAAAAAGATGGACCCCTTCAGGACCGGCATCGAGCTGCCGCCCCGAGAACGCCAGTCGCCGATCGGCTGCTTCGACCAGGGCGACCCGGACCCCATTCAGCCCGGAGGACTGGCGGGGGTGCGAGGGGGCGCCCTGGGCCTGCCCACCGGGTCCCTGTGCGTCAAGTACGGGGAGAGCGCCAACCGGACGTCGGCGGCGGCGGAGAGCAGCGGCGGGGAGCAGAGCCCCGACGACGACAGCGACGGCCGCTGCGACATGGTGCTCCTGGCCGACGCTCGGACCGGGGTCCCGGGCAAAGCGGAGGGCGgcaagaagaccaaagagcagaAGATGCTGCGGCTCAACATCAACGCCCGGGAGCGGCGGAGGATGCACGACCTGAACGACGCCCTGGACGAGCTCCGGGGGGTCATCCCGTACGCGCACAGCCCCTCCGTGCGTAAACTCTCCAAAATCGCCACCTTGCTCCTCGCCAAGAACTACATCCTCATGCAGGCGCAGGCCCTGGAGGAGATGCGGCGGCTGGTGGCCTACCTCAACCAGGGCCAGGCCATCTCCGCCGCCTCCATACCGGCCACCACCGCCCTGGCGGCCCCCCCCGGCCTCGGCGCCTACGAGCAGCCGCCCGGATACCCCTTCCCCGCCGGGGTGGCGTCGTCCTCCTGCCCTGACAAATGTGCCCTGTTCAACAACGCCACCTCCAGCCTGTGCAAGCAGTGCACCGACAAGCCTTGA